From the Maioricimonas rarisocia genome, one window contains:
- the serC gene encoding 3-phosphoserine/phosphohydroxythreonine transaminase, which yields MSERIYNFSAGPAVLPVEVLEEARANLLSLGDTGVGIMEHSHRGKAFSAVLAQTEADCRKLASIPDNYQVLFLQGGASSQFFQIPMNFLESGQTADYLVTGSWSKKAVAQAKRFGTPHVAASSDDRNFTYIPRQFDYSNDPRYVHFTSNNTIFGTQWASEPEAPGDAPLVCDASSDIFCRPIDVSKYGIIYAGAQKNLGPAGVTLVIIRDDLVEAGRSDIPEMLQYRIHAENDSCYNTPPTFGIYLMGLVFKWLLKQGGLDEMHRQNRQKAEKLYAAIDDSPLFKATAEQDSRSLMNVTFVTGNPDLDADFISYAKERGLDGLKGHRSVGGMRASIYNAFPPEGVDRLIEVMGEFVRSRG from the coding sequence ATGAGCGAGAGGATCTACAACTTCTCGGCCGGCCCGGCCGTGCTGCCCGTCGAAGTGCTCGAAGAAGCACGGGCGAACCTGCTCTCCCTGGGCGACACCGGGGTCGGCATCATGGAGCACTCGCACCGGGGCAAGGCGTTCTCGGCGGTCCTCGCGCAAACCGAAGCCGACTGCCGCAAGCTCGCTTCGATCCCCGACAACTACCAGGTCCTGTTTCTGCAGGGGGGCGCGTCGTCGCAGTTCTTCCAGATCCCGATGAACTTCCTCGAGTCGGGGCAGACCGCTGACTACCTCGTGACCGGATCATGGTCGAAGAAGGCGGTGGCTCAGGCCAAGCGGTTCGGCACGCCGCATGTGGCCGCCAGCAGCGACGACCGCAACTTTACGTACATTCCGCGGCAATTCGACTACAGCAACGATCCCCGCTACGTCCACTTCACCTCGAACAACACCATCTTCGGGACGCAGTGGGCCAGCGAGCCGGAAGCGCCGGGCGACGCCCCGCTGGTTTGCGATGCCAGCAGCGACATCTTCTGCCGGCCGATCGACGTTTCGAAGTACGGCATCATCTACGCCGGTGCCCAGAAGAATCTCGGCCCGGCCGGTGTGACGCTGGTGATCATCCGCGACGACTTGGTCGAAGCCGGTCGCTCCGACATTCCCGAGATGCTGCAGTACCGCATCCACGCCGAGAATGACTCCTGCTACAACACGCCGCCGACCTTCGGCATCTACCTGATGGGGCTGGTGTTCAAGTGGCTGCTCAAGCAGGGCGGCCTGGACGAAATGCACCGCCAGAATCGCCAGAAGGCCGAGAAGCTGTACGCGGCGATCGACGACAGCCCACTGTTCAAGGCAACCGCCGAGCAGGACAGCCGTTCGCTGATGAACGTCACCTTCGTGACCGGAAATCCGGACCTCGATGCCGACTTCATCAGCTACGCGAAGGAACGCGGCCTGGATGGCCTGAAGGGACACCGCAGCGTCGGCGGCATGCGGGCGAGCATTTACAACGCGTTTCCGCCCGAAGGGGTCGATCGTTTGATCGAGGTCATGGGAGAATTCGTCCGTTCACGCGGATGA
- the lysA gene encoding diaminopimelate decarboxylase, which translates to MEAFQYRDGELYCENVSVKRLAEEYGTPLWVYSQAKLLHEFKAIRDAFAEADPVICYSVKANSNLSILELLGQAGSSFDVVSGGELYRVQQAGADPTKVVFAGVGKTDGEIRAALEANILMFNVESEGELDAISAVAAELGCVAPVALRLNPDIDAKTHAKTTTGKRGNKFGMDIERHNELAAKVLADPHLELRGIHMHLGSPILTTDPYEAAAKKARDVVRQLRAEGHETNWINLGGGFGLSYKGDEAPPASTYAEVILPYVREAECRLALEPGRSICGNAGVLLSQVIFTKHEGGKQFVIQDAAMNDLVRPAMYDSFHRIWPVAPRVPAPVDYEAEIAGCQPVDVVGPVCESGDCLAKNRWLPELHRGEYLSTFSAGAYGTVMSSNYNSRPRGAEVLVDGENARLIRRRETYDDLIAAERLA; encoded by the coding sequence ATGGAAGCCTTTCAGTATCGCGACGGTGAGCTCTACTGCGAAAACGTCTCCGTCAAGCGTCTTGCCGAAGAGTATGGCACTCCCCTCTGGGTCTACTCCCAGGCCAAGCTGCTGCATGAGTTCAAGGCGATCCGCGATGCCTTCGCCGAAGCCGACCCGGTCATCTGCTATTCCGTGAAGGCCAATTCGAACCTCAGCATCCTCGAACTGCTGGGACAGGCCGGAAGCAGTTTCGACGTCGTCTCCGGCGGCGAACTGTACCGCGTGCAACAGGCCGGTGCCGACCCGACGAAAGTCGTGTTTGCCGGCGTGGGCAAGACGGATGGCGAGATCCGTGCGGCACTCGAGGCGAACATCCTGATGTTCAACGTCGAGAGCGAAGGGGAACTCGATGCGATTTCGGCAGTGGCCGCCGAACTGGGGTGCGTCGCTCCGGTGGCGCTGCGGCTCAACCCCGACATCGACGCGAAAACGCACGCCAAGACGACGACCGGCAAGCGCGGCAACAAGTTCGGCATGGACATCGAGCGGCACAACGAACTGGCCGCGAAAGTGCTCGCCGACCCGCATCTCGAACTTCGCGGCATTCACATGCACCTGGGGTCGCCGATTCTCACGACCGATCCGTACGAAGCGGCTGCGAAGAAGGCCCGCGACGTCGTGCGGCAGCTGCGGGCCGAGGGACATGAAACCAACTGGATCAACCTCGGTGGCGGTTTCGGTCTGAGCTACAAGGGTGACGAAGCTCCCCCCGCCTCCACCTATGCCGAAGTGATTCTTCCCTACGTCCGTGAGGCGGAGTGCCGGCTGGCGCTGGAGCCGGGACGTTCGATCTGCGGCAACGCCGGCGTGCTCCTCTCGCAGGTGATCTTCACCAAGCACGAAGGGGGCAAGCAGTTCGTCATTCAGGACGCGGCGATGAACGACCTCGTTCGTCCGGCGATGTATGATTCGTTCCATCGCATCTGGCCGGTCGCACCGCGAGTGCCGGCTCCCGTCGACTACGAAGCCGAGATCGCAGGCTGCCAGCCGGTCGACGTGGTGGGGCCGGTCTGCGAGTCGGGAGACTGCCTGGCGAAGAACCGCTGGCTGCCGGAACTTCATCGGGGCGAGTACCTCTCGACGTTCAGCGCCGGCGCCTACGGCACGGTGATGAGCAGCAACTACAACTCCCGTCCGCGGGGGGCCGAGGTACTCGTCGACGGCGAGAACGCCCGCCTGATTCGCCGTCGCGAGACCTACGACGACCTGATTGCCGCAGAACGGTTGGCCTGA
- a CDS encoding ABC transporter permease: MSAVASSLQWFARVGDIANPILVKETRQALKSRQFVITFMLMLLACWLTSVFGLMLAGNAIEFGAVGTRFFSFYFYILAFAAVVVIPFNAYRSLLSEREQATYELLSITCLSPRQIVSGKLLSALVQVFIFYSAITPFIAFTSLLQGFDIVDVTFMLVAALIASVMAASAALMISAVAQQRLWQALSSLAVLFGLVSLFSMMIGILEEVRGDLDFQDVEFWWGTAMILLAATSYFLLFQQIAVAQLTFASDNRSTGIRVICAGQVVLLWACMFSLQLFSPSAAGNVDDLVMFAMPLSAVHCTVVGLFCVTEEDYLSRRVRRNLPKSRLFRLLLAPLLPGGSRGFLYLLLLVVAYSAFALLMLTWSTSGYGWIENTILATACYIIFYLGIGTAMSRWLFALSTDVRPAHSRVFIVLLFAAGCIAPFLPFLFGMRNIYGYRLWMISNPIPTLDHIAGNGTNTAAAIQILAIGSLLATALNLRSMQRGLAEAVAGAPAAAPPPPETPASIATTT; this comes from the coding sequence ATGAGTGCCGTAGCCAGCAGTCTGCAGTGGTTTGCACGCGTCGGTGACATTGCGAACCCGATCCTGGTGAAGGAAACGCGGCAGGCGCTCAAGAGTCGCCAGTTCGTCATCACGTTCATGCTGATGCTGCTGGCCTGCTGGCTGACATCGGTCTTCGGCCTGATGCTGGCCGGAAACGCAATCGAGTTCGGTGCCGTCGGCACGCGGTTCTTCTCGTTCTACTTCTACATCCTGGCGTTCGCCGCGGTCGTCGTCATTCCGTTCAATGCGTACCGCAGTCTGCTCAGCGAGCGGGAGCAGGCGACGTACGAGTTGCTCTCGATCACCTGCCTGTCGCCGCGGCAGATCGTCTCCGGCAAGCTGCTCAGCGCTCTGGTGCAGGTCTTCATTTTCTACTCGGCGATCACGCCGTTCATTGCGTTCACGTCGCTGTTGCAGGGCTTCGACATCGTCGACGTCACATTCATGCTGGTGGCGGCCCTGATCGCGTCGGTTATGGCGGCCAGCGCGGCTCTCATGATCAGCGCCGTCGCGCAGCAGCGACTCTGGCAGGCGCTATCGAGCCTGGCGGTGCTGTTCGGCCTGGTGTCGCTGTTCTCGATGATGATCGGCATACTGGAAGAGGTCCGCGGCGACCTCGACTTTCAGGATGTCGAATTCTGGTGGGGAACCGCGATGATCCTGCTGGCAGCGACAAGCTACTTCCTGCTGTTCCAGCAGATCGCCGTCGCTCAGCTGACCTTCGCGTCCGACAACCGGAGCACCGGCATCCGCGTGATCTGTGCCGGTCAGGTCGTGCTGCTGTGGGCCTGCATGTTCTCCCTGCAGCTGTTTTCGCCGTCGGCGGCAGGCAACGTCGACGATCTCGTCATGTTCGCGATGCCCCTCTCGGCCGTGCACTGCACCGTCGTCGGCCTGTTCTGCGTCACGGAAGAGGACTACCTCTCTCGCCGGGTCCGTCGCAACCTGCCGAAATCCCGGCTCTTTCGCCTCTTGCTGGCACCGCTGCTTCCGGGAGGTTCCCGGGGATTCCTGTACCTCCTGCTACTTGTCGTCGCCTATTCGGCCTTCGCGCTCCTGATGCTGACCTGGTCGACCAGCGGTTACGGGTGGATCGAGAACACGATCCTGGCGACCGCGTGTTACATCATCTTCTACCTCGGAATCGGCACGGCGATGTCCCGCTGGCTGTTCGCGCTCTCGACCGACGTTCGCCCGGCCCACTCCCGGGTGTTCATCGTGCTGCTGTTCGCGGCCGGCTGCATTGCGCCGTTTCTGCCGTTCCTGTTCGGGATGCGAAACATCTACGGGTACCGGTTGTGGATGATCTCCAACCCGATCCCGACGCTCGATCACATCGCTGGCAACGGCACGAACACCGCGGCGGCCATCCAGATTCTGGCGATCGGCTCACTGCTCGCGACCGCGCTGAACCTGCGGAGCATGCAGCGCGGACTGGCGGAAGCCGTCGCCGGCGCCCCTGCCGCGGCACCGCCACCACCCGAGACACCGGCGTCGATCGCAACCACAACGTAA
- a CDS encoding tetratricopeptide repeat protein has translation MKQLSVNRKLHRTRLASLIVLAACTFTGCRTGLDMSALRSPRSGSGLDERPSIDGIMGPTERNLQQVQWEKEKEELSRNASLPDSAALAAFEEAQALYRDGNYKEAEKRFRAMAKERRYQDNTVGAQLRRLFGAETQSQLDPRSSYGDPLEEDALFMLAECQFAQRRYPYAQDSYDELLNRYPSTRHLDDVTRKLFRMSQYWLGFSEDAAAAPEKGDVDLANHVATLDDPSPEALPKRRPSAMAVIPNVADRSRPVFDAEGRAIQALRSIWLHDAAGPLADDALMLSANHYLQKGDYIEAARFYRLVREQYPDSPHFKHAYILGSHVTLASYGGPDYDGTTLAQAKDLKQTASRLFPDLSEEERKRLQTELANISEQEIAREWAKVEFYRRKNQPESVSLYCYLIINRYPDSKYAEMARKMLEQQQPLLAEQRGETAAPANAPAARPAARPSGEKPFDPLPPAPATRPAPEATPAPPAEQKRDRSFFGFLRRAEEPPKLQSVEPEATEPESASEAPGRIELEL, from the coding sequence ATGAAGCAATTGTCTGTGAACCGGAAACTGCACAGAACGCGCCTCGCGTCGCTGATCGTCCTGGCGGCCTGCACTTTCACCGGCTGCCGCACCGGGCTGGATATGTCCGCCCTGCGGTCGCCGCGCAGCGGCTCAGGCCTCGATGAGCGTCCCAGTATTGACGGCATCATGGGGCCGACCGAACGGAACCTTCAGCAGGTGCAGTGGGAGAAGGAGAAGGAAGAGCTCTCCCGGAATGCGTCGCTGCCGGACAGTGCCGCACTCGCAGCCTTCGAAGAAGCCCAGGCTCTGTACCGCGACGGCAACTACAAGGAAGCCGAGAAGCGGTTCCGGGCGATGGCCAAGGAACGTCGTTACCAGGACAACACGGTTGGCGCGCAGCTCCGGCGACTGTTCGGTGCCGAGACGCAGTCACAGCTCGACCCGCGGTCCAGCTACGGCGATCCCCTGGAAGAAGATGCACTGTTCATGCTGGCCGAGTGTCAGTTTGCGCAGCGCCGCTACCCCTACGCCCAGGACAGCTACGACGAACTGCTCAACCGCTATCCGTCCACCCGCCACCTCGATGACGTGACGCGGAAGCTGTTCCGCATGTCGCAGTACTGGCTGGGATTCTCCGAAGACGCAGCAGCCGCACCGGAGAAGGGGGACGTCGATCTCGCCAATCATGTTGCCACGCTGGACGATCCGTCTCCGGAAGCACTGCCGAAACGGCGTCCGTCGGCGATGGCGGTCATTCCCAACGTTGCCGATCGCTCCCGTCCGGTGTTCGATGCCGAGGGACGCGCAATTCAGGCACTCCGGTCGATCTGGCTGCATGACGCGGCCGGTCCCCTGGCGGACGACGCTCTGATGCTCTCCGCGAACCACTACCTGCAGAAGGGTGACTACATCGAAGCCGCCCGCTTCTATCGCCTGGTTCGCGAACAATATCCGGACAGCCCGCACTTCAAGCATGCATACATTCTCGGTTCGCACGTGACGCTGGCGTCGTACGGCGGCCCCGACTACGACGGAACGACACTGGCCCAGGCGAAGGATCTCAAGCAGACCGCCTCGCGACTGTTCCCCGACCTCTCGGAGGAAGAACGGAAGCGGCTGCAGACCGAACTGGCGAACATCTCCGAACAGGAGATTGCCCGCGAGTGGGCGAAGGTCGAGTTTTACCGCCGCAAGAATCAGCCGGAATCGGTTTCGCTGTACTGCTACCTGATCATCAATCGCTATCCGGATTCGAAGTACGCCGAAATGGCTCGCAAGATGCTCGAACAGCAGCAGCCGCTGCTTGCCGAGCAGCGCGGCGAAACGGCTGCCCCTGCCAACGCTCCGGCGGCTCGACCAGCGGCCCGGCCGTCCGGCGAAAAACCGTTCGATCCCCTGCCGCCCGCACCGGCAACCCGTCCGGCGCCTGAAGCGACACCGGCTCCCCCTGCCGAACAGAAACGGGACCGCAGCTTCTTCGGCTTCCTGCGTCGTGCTGAAGAGCCGCCGAAACTGCAAAGCGTCGAACCCGAAGCGACCGAGCCGGAGTCGGCCAGCGAAGCCCCCGGACGGATCGAACTCGAACTCTGA
- the recO gene encoding DNA repair protein RecO — protein MSLEKTDAIIIRLADFSESSRVVTMFTRDLGKVSALAKGAKRLKGPFDAAIDLLSTCRVVFLRKSSGALDILTEAQLIKRFKPEGKSLHAVYGGYYVAELLGGLTEDGDPHPRLFDEAVQTLDRLQSDAPPLLVVMRFELLILREIGQLPEFDACQVCGREAEAIRGIRFWVSQGGLVCSECGRPEYEHTEIAPGTIQLLRRLATADGSIASRLAPSPGQYKELRRVVTSAICHAMERRPKMLRYLK, from the coding sequence ATGTCTCTGGAAAAGACCGACGCAATCATCATCCGTCTGGCGGACTTCAGCGAGAGCAGCCGCGTCGTGACGATGTTCACCCGGGACCTGGGCAAGGTTTCGGCACTGGCCAAGGGGGCCAAGCGGCTCAAGGGGCCGTTTGATGCTGCTATTGACCTGCTCTCGACGTGTCGGGTAGTGTTCCTCCGCAAGTCATCCGGCGCTCTGGACATCCTGACCGAAGCGCAACTGATTAAACGATTTAAGCCAGAAGGAAAGAGTCTTCACGCAGTCTACGGCGGCTATTACGTGGCCGAACTGCTGGGAGGCCTGACCGAAGACGGCGATCCCCATCCCCGCCTGTTTGACGAAGCCGTTCAAACCCTGGACCGACTCCAGTCAGACGCCCCTCCCCTGCTGGTCGTCATGCGGTTTGAACTGCTGATCCTGCGAGAAATTGGACAACTGCCGGAGTTCGATGCCTGCCAGGTCTGCGGTCGCGAGGCAGAAGCGATCCGCGGCATCCGTTTCTGGGTCTCCCAGGGCGGACTGGTCTGCTCCGAATGTGGCCGGCCCGAATACGAACATACCGAGATTGCCCCGGGAACAATTCAACTTCTCAGACGCCTGGCGACAGCGGACGGATCGATCGCCTCACGTCTGGCCCCTTCGCCCGGTCAATACAAGGAACTCCGCCGCGTCGTCACTTCCGCAATCTGTCATGCCATGGAACGACGCCCGAAGATGTTGCGATACCTGAAGTAG
- a CDS encoding phosphorylase family protein gives MSETSEPTSDKAHADIGIVCALKMELGPFLARCDRVRKYVGGKFVFRGGFLGDARVAIVESGAGFAKARRATQALVDAHTPDWVISAGFSGALRDEMRIGDIVVANSIVDTHGHELSVDMNMEADPEHGLHVGRLVTADEIVRTIDEKRALADRTEALACDMESLAVAQVCQETRTRFMAIRSISDDLSRDLPAEVLTVLGGSGSIRAGAIAASLIKRPSSVSDMWKLREQAQTAADKLSRFLDPIVEQLYEHR, from the coding sequence ATGAGCGAAACCTCCGAACCGACGTCTGACAAAGCCCATGCCGACATCGGCATTGTCTGCGCGCTGAAGATGGAGCTGGGGCCATTCCTCGCGCGGTGCGACCGCGTCCGCAAGTACGTCGGCGGAAAGTTCGTGTTCCGCGGCGGTTTCCTGGGCGACGCGCGGGTGGCGATCGTCGAGTCGGGAGCAGGCTTCGCAAAGGCCCGCCGGGCCACCCAGGCGCTGGTCGACGCCCATACCCCCGACTGGGTCATCTCGGCCGGGTTCTCCGGGGCGCTGCGCGACGAAATGCGGATCGGCGACATCGTCGTTGCCAACTCGATCGTCGACACGCACGGGCACGAATTGTCGGTCGATATGAATATGGAGGCCGATCCCGAACACGGCCTGCACGTGGGGCGTCTGGTCACGGCCGATGAGATCGTCCGCACGATCGACGAGAAGCGGGCGCTGGCCGATCGGACCGAGGCGCTCGCCTGCGATATGGAGAGTCTCGCGGTCGCTCAGGTTTGCCAGGAAACCCGCACGCGGTTCATGGCGATCCGGAGCATCAGCGACGATCTGTCGCGGGATCTGCCGGCAGAAGTTCTGACCGTCCTGGGGGGGAGCGGCTCGATCCGGGCCGGCGCGATTGCCGCCTCGCTGATCAAGCGTCCATCCAGCGTGTCAGACATGTGGAAGTTGCGGGAGCAGGCGCAGACCGCCGCGGACAAGCTCAGCCGCTTCCTCGACCCGATCGTCGAGCAGCTCTACGAGCATCGGTGA
- a CDS encoding ribose-phosphate diphosphokinase yields the protein MTSRASSGPRPHSFQPPQGELTVLAGSANPGLSSRIADALGVRTTPCEAHYFSEGNVFVRILENVRGRDCYIIQGVHHPVNDNFMELLFWIDALKRASAQHVTAVIPFFSYAKGDKKDEPRVSIRARVCADAIEAAGADRCLMMDLHSPQIQGFFHIPVDHLYARYVLCDHIKTLQIPDLIVCSPDVGFAKGASAFANYLGVPVAIGNKTRRDHSESAEVLEVIGEVSGKNILIVDDFTISGGTLVSMADVLKDRGANDIYAAVSHGVLSRNAADRIGDSQIKRMFVTDTIEPLPDPLPANIEIVSVSRLFAEAIQSIHDRTSVSQLFPESRER from the coding sequence ATGACAAGTCGCGCCTCCTCAGGCCCGCGCCCCCACTCGTTTCAGCCTCCACAGGGTGAACTGACCGTTCTCGCCGGGTCCGCCAATCCCGGTCTCTCCAGCCGCATCGCCGACGCACTGGGGGTCCGCACCACTCCCTGCGAAGCGCATTACTTCAGCGAAGGGAATGTGTTCGTCCGCATTCTGGAGAATGTGCGGGGACGTGACTGCTACATCATTCAGGGGGTCCACCACCCGGTCAACGACAATTTCATGGAGCTGCTGTTCTGGATCGACGCACTCAAGCGTGCCAGCGCACAGCACGTGACAGCCGTGATTCCGTTCTTCAGTTACGCCAAGGGTGACAAGAAGGACGAACCGCGGGTTTCGATCCGGGCTCGCGTCTGTGCCGACGCGATCGAGGCGGCGGGTGCCGATCGCTGCCTGATGATGGACCTGCATTCCCCGCAGATCCAGGGGTTCTTCCACATTCCGGTCGATCACCTGTACGCCCGCTATGTGCTGTGCGATCACATCAAGACACTGCAGATTCCCGACCTGATCGTCTGCAGCCCCGACGTCGGGTTCGCGAAAGGAGCCTCGGCGTTCGCGAACTACCTGGGGGTGCCGGTCGCAATCGGCAACAAGACGCGGCGCGATCACAGTGAGTCGGCCGAAGTACTCGAGGTGATCGGCGAGGTGAGTGGGAAGAACATCCTGATTGTCGACGACTTCACGATTTCCGGCGGGACACTCGTCTCGATGGCGGACGTGCTGAAAGATCGCGGCGCGAATGACATCTACGCGGCCGTCTCGCATGGCGTGCTGTCCCGCAACGCCGCCGACCGCATCGGCGACAGCCAGATCAAGCGGATGTTCGTGACCGACACGATCGAGCCGCTCCCCGATCCACTGCCGGCCAACATCGAAATCGTCTCGGTGTCCCGGCTGTTTGCCGAAGCGATCCAGTCGATCCACGATCGCACCAGCGTCTCGCAGCTCTTTCCGGAATCGCGGGAGCGCTGA
- the lptE gene encoding LPS assembly lipoprotein LptE: MKRSTLSGNTIDADASAEGIAGPRQLSRRAGLLLLLASIGSGCGYRVGGAYAPEIRTVHIPTFQNDTFRRGIELQLTEAVQKQLQLRTPYRLAKGPNADTRLVGRLVSANKRVENQNRYDDPRELELAIAVEVRWEDARTGYVLSERSIPVESSVAQLITHSSFAPETGQSLATGTQQAVDQMARQIVGMMEIPW, encoded by the coding sequence ATGAAACGCAGCACCCTGTCCGGCAACACGATCGACGCAGACGCCTCGGCTGAAGGCATTGCGGGCCCCCGACAACTGTCGCGCCGGGCAGGATTGCTTCTCCTGCTGGCGTCCATCGGATCGGGTTGCGGTTACAGGGTCGGCGGAGCCTACGCCCCCGAGATCCGCACGGTCCACATTCCGACCTTCCAGAACGACACGTTCCGCCGCGGCATCGAACTGCAGCTGACCGAAGCGGTCCAGAAGCAGCTTCAGCTTCGCACGCCCTATCGCCTGGCGAAGGGGCCGAACGCCGACACACGATTGGTGGGGCGGCTGGTCAGTGCCAACAAGCGTGTCGAGAACCAGAACCGGTACGACGATCCCCGCGAACTCGAACTGGCAATTGCCGTCGAGGTGCGGTGGGAGGACGCCCGGACCGGTTACGTCCTGTCGGAGCGGAGCATTCCGGTCGAGTCGAGCGTGGCTCAACTGATCACGCACTCGAGTTTCGCTCCGGAGACAGGACAGTCACTCGCAACCGGAACGCAGCAGGCCGTCGATCAGATGGCCCGACAGATCGTGGGGATGATGGAGATCCCCTGGTAG
- a CDS encoding aspartate-semialdehyde dehydrogenase, translated as MFQTVALVGATGAVGRIMRQLLEERDFPAREFRFLASARSAGTTLTFKGKQYTVEELRKDVFAGVDLVISTTPDDTARDFLPAAVEAGATVIDESGYWRMNESVALVIPEVNPQAALDAQGIIASPNCSTTQMVMALKPLHDAARVRRVVVSTYQATSGAGVQGNADLTDGTRAHLEGQPYDYQAFSHPIAFNCIPQIGREKEEGYTSEEMKMVYETRKILGDDSILVSPTCVRIPVANCHSESIIVETEQPVSPEDARRLFEEFPGITVVDDLANGAYPLPSTCDGSDEVFIGRIRRDLSHPNGLNFWCVSDNLRKGAATNAVQIAELLAKHRSAATA; from the coding sequence GTGTTTCAGACCGTCGCGCTTGTCGGCGCCACAGGTGCAGTCGGACGCATCATGCGTCAACTGCTCGAAGAGCGTGATTTTCCGGCCCGGGAGTTCCGCTTTCTCGCTTCGGCCCGAAGTGCCGGCACGACGCTGACGTTCAAAGGGAAACAGTACACGGTCGAAGAACTGCGCAAGGACGTTTTTGCCGGCGTCGATCTCGTGATCTCCACCACGCCCGACGACACGGCTCGCGACTTTCTGCCGGCCGCCGTCGAAGCCGGGGCGACCGTCATCGACGAGTCCGGCTACTGGCGGATGAATGAATCCGTTGCATTGGTGATCCCGGAGGTCAATCCCCAGGCCGCTCTCGACGCCCAGGGCATCATCGCCAGCCCCAACTGCTCGACCACTCAGATGGTCATGGCACTCAAGCCACTGCACGATGCGGCACGCGTTCGCCGCGTGGTCGTCAGCACATATCAGGCGACCAGCGGAGCGGGGGTGCAGGGCAATGCGGATCTGACGGACGGAACGCGGGCCCACCTCGAAGGCCAGCCCTACGACTACCAGGCCTTCTCGCATCCGATCGCGTTCAACTGCATCCCGCAGATCGGCCGCGAAAAGGAAGAGGGGTACACCAGCGAGGAAATGAAGATGGTGTACGAGACGCGGAAGATCCTCGGCGACGACTCGATCCTCGTCAGTCCGACCTGCGTCCGCATTCCTGTCGCCAACTGCCACAGCGAGTCGATCATCGTCGAAACCGAGCAGCCGGTTTCTCCCGAAGACGCCCGCCGCCTCTTCGAAGAGTTTCCCGGCATCACCGTCGTCGACGATCTCGCCAATGGTGCTTACCCGCTGCCGAGCACCTGTGACGGTTCTGACGAGGTCTTCATCGGCCGCATCCGCCGCGATCTGTCGCATCCGAACGGCCTGAACTTCTGGTGTGTCAGCGACAACCTCCGGAAAGGTGCCGCAACCAACGCAGTGCAGATTGCCGAACTGCTGGCAAAGCACCGCTCTGCGGCGACCGCCTGA
- the rpsT gene encoding 30S ribosomal protein S20 has translation MPNSTSAKKALRQNFKRRQHNRTHRSALRTAIKKCRAAAEAGEHDQARDLFRVAAKQLDQAANKGLVHRNAAARTKSRLSRLLKKQADGNS, from the coding sequence ATGCCAAATTCCACGAGCGCCAAGAAGGCTTTGCGCCAGAACTTCAAGCGGCGTCAGCACAACCGTACGCATCGTTCGGCTTTGCGGACCGCGATCAAGAAGTGCCGTGCCGCTGCCGAAGCCGGCGAGCACGATCAGGCTCGCGATCTGTTCCGCGTTGCCGCCAAGCAGCTCGATCAGGCCGCTAACAAGGGCCTGGTTCACCGCAATGCGGCCGCACGCACGAAATCGCGGCTGTCCCGGCTGCTCAAGAAACAGGCCGACGGCAACAGCTGA
- the nrdR gene encoding transcriptional regulator NrdR — MMCPFCREGETRVVDSRGSQEFVIRRRRECLACSRRFTTYEKIEESPLKVIKKDGSRVPFDREKIRAGIEKACYKRPVSPDQIEQIINDVERAVYETFEREVPSRYIGEKVFSALRLVDQVAFVRFASVYRAFKDVNDFVEELQPMLRNQLD, encoded by the coding sequence ATGATGTGTCCGTTTTGCCGTGAAGGAGAGACGCGAGTCGTCGACTCCCGCGGCAGCCAGGAATTCGTGATTCGCCGACGCCGCGAGTGCCTCGCGTGCAGTCGCCGGTTCACGACGTACGAAAAGATCGAAGAGTCGCCGCTGAAGGTCATCAAGAAGGATGGCAGCCGCGTCCCCTTCGATCGCGAGAAGATCCGCGCGGGCATCGAGAAGGCCTGCTACAAGCGGCCGGTCAGCCCCGACCAGATCGAGCAGATCATCAACGACGTCGAGCGGGCTGTCTACGAGACCTTCGAACGCGAAGTTCCGTCGCGCTATATCGGCGAGAAGGTCTTCAGCGCCCTGCGACTGGTCGATCAGGTCGCGTTCGTCCGGTTCGCGTCGGTTTATCGAGCGTTCAAGGACGTCAACGACTTCGTCGAAGAGCTGCAGCCGATGCTCCGCAATCAGCTCGACTGA